One Palaemon carinicauda isolate YSFRI2023 chromosome 4, ASM3689809v2, whole genome shotgun sequence DNA segment encodes these proteins:
- the LOC137639091 gene encoding uncharacterized protein has protein sequence MVNRLLSTFSLVGINIFLASSSKHDGQSKTAFEECRPDNLTISINAALVIDCINAFKDDYTIVNLGLPWDEAVTIYPDVENDRLPICNQEDQCFNVLPNITQGHHDPPSSGDELELTLVQTLGFAQRYSTAFDTLFLDEILYDNNFEEEMKDAKGFVDVLSIELEDAVLSCGLRPSENLIQDLITKSYLGVASPDMRGLRGFGSLRQCLIGMNYIIEMFPVNEL, from the exons ATGGTTAATCGACTACTTTCGACTTTTTCGCTCGTTGGAATAAACATTTTTCTTGCTTCGAGTTCAAAACATGATGGTCAGTCCAAGACAGCATTTGAAGAATGCCGACCGGATAATCTGACCATTTCCATTAACGCAGCGCTTGTCATAGACTGTATTAACGCCTTCAAAGATGATTAT ACAATTGTCAATCTTGGTTTGCCATGGGACGAGGCTGTGACCATCTACCCTGACGTGGAAAATGATCGTCTCCCGATTTGTAATCAAGAAGATCAGTGTTTTAATGTCCTCCCTAACATAACCCAGGGTCATCATGACCCTCCTTCGTCTGGAGATGAGCTTGAACTGACTCTAGTACAG ACTCTCGGCTTTGCCCAAAGATATTCTACGGCTTTCGACACACTCTTCTTGGACGAGATTCTCTACGATAACAACTTCGAAGAGGAGATGAAGGACGCCAAGGGCTTCGTAGATGTCCTCAGCATAGAACTGGAGGACGCCGTCCTGAGTTGCGGTCTCAGGCCCAGTGAGAATCTCATCCAGGATCTCATCACCAAAAGTTACCTCGGCGTTGCATCCCCTGACATGAGAGGGCTGAGAGGGTTCGGATCCTTGAGGCAGTGTCTGATTGGGATGAATTACATCATCGAAATGTTTCCAGTGAATGAACTTTAA